In the genome of Nocardia sp. NBC_00416, one region contains:
- a CDS encoding class I SAM-dependent methyltransferase, whose protein sequence is MLTVDFDRAGIGPGTRVIDVGCGAGRHSFEAYRRGADVVAFDQDAPELAGVATMFEAMAQAGEAPAGAKAEAVHGDALDLPYGAGEFDVVIASEILEHVPADDAAIAELVRILRPGGQLVVTVPRWLPERVCWALSDEYHANEGGHIRIYKADELRDKITARGLRHTHRTHVHALHSPYWWIKCAVGVNKNEHPFVRAYHRMLVWDMMKQPLLTRTAEKALDPLIGKSVALYFSKPAVTRAAG, encoded by the coding sequence GTGCTGACCGTCGACTTCGACCGCGCCGGAATCGGGCCGGGCACCCGCGTGATCGATGTGGGGTGCGGGGCCGGCCGGCATTCCTTCGAGGCCTACCGGCGCGGCGCCGACGTGGTCGCCTTCGACCAGGACGCTCCCGAACTCGCCGGGGTCGCCACCATGTTCGAGGCGATGGCCCAGGCCGGGGAGGCGCCCGCGGGCGCGAAAGCCGAAGCCGTGCACGGCGACGCCCTGGACCTGCCCTACGGTGCGGGCGAATTCGATGTGGTCATCGCTTCGGAGATCCTGGAGCACGTCCCCGCCGACGACGCCGCCATCGCCGAACTCGTGCGCATACTGCGGCCGGGCGGGCAACTGGTGGTGACGGTGCCGCGGTGGCTGCCCGAACGGGTGTGCTGGGCGCTGTCGGACGAATACCACGCCAACGAGGGCGGGCATATCCGCATCTACAAGGCGGACGAGTTGCGCGACAAGATCACCGCGCGCGGGTTGCGGCACACTCATCGCACCCACGTGCACGCCCTGCACTCGCCGTACTGGTGGATAAAATGCGCGGTCGGGGTGAACAAGAACGAGCACCCCTTCGTACGCGCCTACCACCGGATGCTGGTGTGGGACATGATGAAACAGCCACTGCTCACCCGGACGGCGGAAAAGGCGCTCGACCCGCTGATCGGCAAGAGTGTGGCCCTGTACTTCAGCAAACCGGCGGTGACACGTGCCGCCGGGTGA
- a CDS encoding LLM class F420-dependent oxidoreductase yields MDLGVHIPIFEFDGGTAAIAEELARAGTSAEQAGATWLSFMDHFFQIEPTGLPAEANMMEGYTTLGFMAAHTSTIELGLLVTGVTYRHPGLLAKTVTTLDVLSGGRAALGIGAAWFEREHHGLGVPYPPVGERFDRLEETLRICAQMWDPQNNGPFEGKHYQLAETLCSPQPLHRPNVLIGGGGEKRTLRLVAQYADACNLFASAPQDVAHKLDVLRRHCDDLGTDYDRIRKTVLAGSPDPTAHDDFVEQMAEYARLGVDTAMVMPPGGAPGVWIDTFAPVVPRLAELGSR; encoded by the coding sequence ATGGATCTCGGTGTGCACATACCGATCTTCGAGTTCGACGGCGGTACCGCCGCCATCGCAGAGGAACTGGCCCGTGCGGGTACGTCGGCCGAACAGGCCGGCGCGACCTGGCTGTCGTTCATGGACCATTTCTTCCAGATCGAGCCGACCGGGCTGCCCGCCGAGGCGAACATGATGGAGGGTTACACCACCCTCGGGTTCATGGCGGCGCACACCTCCACGATCGAACTGGGCCTGCTCGTCACCGGGGTGACCTACCGGCATCCGGGGCTGCTCGCCAAAACTGTCACCACCCTGGACGTCCTGTCCGGCGGCCGCGCGGCACTGGGGATCGGCGCCGCCTGGTTCGAGCGGGAACATCACGGGCTGGGCGTGCCCTACCCGCCGGTCGGGGAACGGTTCGACCGCCTGGAGGAGACGTTGCGGATCTGCGCGCAGATGTGGGACCCGCAGAACAACGGGCCGTTCGAGGGCAAGCACTATCAGCTGGCGGAAACCCTGTGTTCGCCACAGCCGCTGCACCGGCCGAACGTGCTCATCGGCGGCGGCGGAGAGAAGCGGACGTTGCGGCTGGTCGCCCAGTACGCCGACGCGTGCAACCTGTTCGCCTCCGCCCCGCAGGATGTCGCGCACAAGCTCGACGTCCTGCGCCGCCACTGCGACGATCTGGGCACCGATTACGACCGGATCCGCAAAACCGTGCTCGCCGGCAGCCCGGACCCCACCGCGCACGACGATTTCGTGGAGCAGATGGCCGAGTACGCCCGGCTCGGGGTGGACACGGCGATGGTCATGCCGCCCGGCGGTGCGCCGGGCGTCTGGATCGACACGTTCGCGCCGGTGGTGCCCCGGCTCGCCGAACTGGGGTCCCGGTAG
- a CDS encoding prenyltransferase, which yields MPPGELPSVPSVLTRRQCLQTAQSIAAAQESSGAIPWFADGHTDPWDHIESAMALTVAGLRDEAVAAYTWSARTQRADGSWPMQFRDGEIENAATDVNFCAYIATGVWHYLAVTGDTAFAADLWPVVSAAIDLVVASQGDHGEIYWLRDGDTVLPEALVTGSASMYHSIGAALQLARRLGDPRPEWESARTRLGTALREHPEVFTHKDRYSMDWYYPVLGGALRGQAGHARIAERWDTFVVGNIGIRCVSDRPWVTGAETCELVLSLDALGDRDRARQLLASMQHLRETDGSYWTGLVYADGKRWPVERTTWTGAAVILAADALSRTTAGNGIFRDLAADAVPGRAIPVRVTG from the coding sequence GTGCCGCCGGGTGAACTACCCTCGGTACCTTCGGTTCTCACCCGCCGTCAGTGTCTGCAGACCGCGCAGTCCATCGCCGCCGCACAGGAATCCAGCGGTGCGATCCCCTGGTTCGCCGACGGGCACACCGATCCCTGGGATCACATCGAATCCGCGATGGCGCTGACCGTCGCCGGACTTCGCGACGAAGCGGTCGCCGCCTACACATGGTCGGCGCGCACCCAGCGCGCCGACGGCTCATGGCCGATGCAGTTCCGCGACGGCGAGATCGAGAACGCCGCCACCGACGTCAATTTCTGCGCCTATATCGCGACCGGCGTCTGGCACTATCTCGCCGTCACCGGGGACACCGCGTTCGCGGCCGACCTCTGGCCCGTGGTGTCGGCCGCGATCGACCTCGTGGTGGCCAGCCAGGGCGACCACGGTGAGATCTATTGGCTGCGCGACGGCGACACTGTGCTGCCCGAGGCGCTGGTGACCGGTTCGGCGAGTATGTATCACAGCATCGGCGCCGCACTGCAGCTGGCGCGACGGCTCGGCGACCCCCGCCCGGAGTGGGAGTCCGCCCGGACCCGGCTCGGGACGGCGCTGCGTGAACACCCGGAGGTGTTCACGCACAAGGACCGCTATTCGATGGACTGGTACTACCCGGTCCTCGGCGGCGCGCTGCGCGGGCAGGCCGGTCACGCCCGGATCGCCGAACGCTGGGACACGTTCGTGGTCGGCAATATCGGTATCCGCTGCGTCAGCGACCGGCCCTGGGTGACCGGCGCCGAAACCTGCGAACTGGTGTTGTCCCTGGATGCCCTCGGCGACCGCGATCGGGCCCGGCAACTGCTGGCCAGCATGCAGCATCTCCGGGAAACCGACGGCTCCTACTGGACCGGACTCGTGTACGCCGACGGTAAGCGCTGGCCGGTGGAACGCACCACCTGGACCGGGGCCGCCGTGATCCTGGCCGCCGACGCCTTGTCGCGGACCACAGCGGGCAACGGGATATTCCGCGATCTCGCCGCCGACGCCGTCCCGGGCCGGGCGATCCCGGTGCGGGTCACCGGGTAG
- a CDS encoding glycosyltransferase family 4 protein, with product MRIALLSYRSKPHCGGQGVYVRRLSAGLAELGHDVEVFSGQPYPADLDPRVTLTEVPSLDLYREDDPFRTPRPGEIRDRIDLLELATMWTAGFPEPRTFSMRAARLLRDRVQDFDVVHDNQCLGSGLLDIAKRLPLVATVHHPITKDREVDLAAAIWRRKPLVRRWYGFLGMQERIARRIPDLLTVSSSSATDIAQDFGVDPAQLSVVPLGVDTELFAPRGARVPGRIVAVASADKPLKGITHLLQALTRLRITHRVELQLVAKLEPNGPTEKQIAELGLSDIVTVRSGLTDTELAEVLASAEIACIPSLYEGFSLPAVEAMASGTPLVVSRTGALPEVVGEPGVCAELTEPGDSAALARVIGRLLDSPQTRQRMQTASRQRAVSVFSWESVAAQTEQVYHRAIERHAGTPELTTTGGASC from the coding sequence GTGCGAATCGCCCTGTTGTCCTACCGCAGCAAGCCTCATTGCGGTGGGCAGGGGGTTTACGTGCGCCGACTCAGCGCCGGACTGGCCGAACTCGGCCACGACGTCGAGGTGTTCTCCGGTCAGCCCTACCCGGCCGATCTGGACCCGCGCGTAACCCTGACCGAGGTGCCGAGCCTGGACCTCTACCGCGAGGACGATCCGTTCCGAACACCCCGGCCCGGTGAGATCCGTGACCGGATCGACCTGCTGGAATTGGCCACCATGTGGACCGCGGGGTTCCCCGAGCCCCGAACCTTCAGCATGCGGGCGGCGCGACTGCTGCGCGATCGCGTGCAGGACTTCGATGTGGTGCACGACAACCAGTGCCTCGGTAGCGGGCTGCTCGATATCGCGAAACGGCTGCCGCTGGTCGCCACCGTGCACCACCCCATCACCAAGGACCGGGAAGTGGATCTGGCCGCCGCGATCTGGCGCCGCAAGCCGCTGGTACGCCGCTGGTACGGATTCCTCGGTATGCAGGAGCGGATCGCCCGGCGGATTCCCGATCTGCTCACCGTCTCCTCGTCCTCGGCGACCGATATCGCTCAGGACTTCGGAGTCGACCCCGCGCAGCTGAGCGTGGTGCCGCTGGGTGTGGACACCGAACTGTTCGCGCCGCGCGGCGCCCGGGTGCCCGGGCGGATCGTCGCCGTCGCCAGCGCCGACAAACCCCTCAAAGGCATCACGCACCTGCTGCAGGCCCTCACCCGGCTGCGCATCACCCACCGGGTCGAACTGCAGCTGGTGGCGAAACTGGAGCCCAACGGCCCAACGGAGAAGCAGATAGCCGAACTCGGCCTCTCCGATATCGTCACCGTCCGCTCCGGACTGACCGATACCGAACTCGCCGAGGTGCTGGCTTCGGCGGAGATCGCCTGCATCCCGTCGCTGTACGAGGGTTTCTCGCTGCCCGCCGTGGAGGCGATGGCCTCGGGCACACCGCTGGTGGTCAGCCGCACCGGGGCGCTCCCGGAAGTCGTGGGCGAGCCGGGAGTGTGCGCCGAACTGACCGAGCCCGGCGATTCCGCCGCACTGGCCCGGGTCATCGGGCGACTGCTGGATTCCCCGCAGACACGGCAGCGGATGCAGACCGCCAGCCGGCAACGCGCCGTATCGGTATTCAGCTGGGAATCGGTGGCCGCGCAGACCGAGCAGGTGTACCACCGGGCGATCGAGCGGCACGCCGGAACTCCGGAACTCACCACCACAGGAGGCGCATCGTGCTGA